The Fusarium oxysporum f. sp. lycopersici 4287 chromosome 1, whole genome shotgun sequence DNA segment TGCGATTCCATTATGACTGGCACCAAGAAATGGAGCATTACCTGTTCACTGGCGATGAGCCTCTCATCAATGGTCTGATCGGCGGTCGTATGTCTACAATTCCACATGAATAAAACATGCCGTTGCTAACACTCACAGTCGGACACCCGTTGATCCATCTAGGCTATGCCTTTGAGATGGATTGTAAGGAACTTGCCATGGAAGCCCTTGGACTTGCTTGTGTTCAGCATGACTTTCTCCATAAGTACCTCGACAACAAGTCGTACACCAGAAAGGCGCCTTTCACCTCGGCCTCCCCAATGGATCTTCTCACCAAACTATCGAAGGACGATCGATTTGATGACGTCAGATCCGGCCGGTATGACCTGGAAGAGCTCTTCAGCAAGTATGAGGATATCATCCTGGAGTACTGGAACGCATGGGAAATCACGGATCCTGTGAAGCAGTTCGAACTGTCCCaagaagctgcagctgctttGCTAGTTGCCACAGTCAAGCCAGGCACCCATGCATTCAACTTCATGCTCGTGCATATACTAACAACCAGTCATGCCGTCCGagttcttcttcctttcattCCCGAGAAATATCATATTCCTCTTGTCCGGCAATGGTGGCTTCTGGCCTTGGGCATCTTTATCGTGAAACGCCGGCCACTCCCAGATCCGGATAACGTGGACAGCGACACCAAACAACGAGGCTGGAATTACGTTGAGGACAAGGCAGTGAACTCTGACTGGGCTACAGATGCTCATTACGTCAAAGGTAAGGCCATTTCTCCAGTTGCTACATCCCCGTCCACTAACCCTGTGAAAGCAATCCGGGTGTTGAAGGAGGCTTCAAAGACATGGGGCGACGTTCACGATCGATACCTTCTGGCAGCCCTGACTTTCGTCGACAACTTCAAGGGGTGGACATACTGAGATGGGAAGCGTGTAGTATAAGGATATGAATTGCCTGGAATGGGAATCTGGGAAAACGATGCAACAGCGCACCCTGGATACGGATCAGTTATATACTTTCTTGTAAAATCACCTTCAGATTGATAGCATTGCGAAATGACCACTACGGTGCAATGCGAAAACGAGCTTATGGAACTGTCCCATCAAGAACATGCTGTGGCTAGTGATTCGTCTGTTAAAACAAATCCTCGATTTGGAAGTCTATTTAAGCAGGGGGTTAAATGTACTGTAACGTGCTTCCGTGGGCCATACACTGTACTGCGGGTCTCAATTCACGATAACGCTCCATCAAAGCTATCAGATagtcaacagcatcatcaccatctcccCACGGCATGCGAAAATCTCCAACACGCACCCCCCAACTCGATCGCGTACCCATTCAGAACGTTATGCTGTTGCTGCAAATGCACAATCAGGATCATCATGAGTCAAGTGGTTGAGCCAAGAGCTCAGTCTCCGGAGGCCTCAGGGCCCAATGAAGAGGGTTAGCCCACTCGTTGACAAATCGGGAATATAGACAGTTCATGCTCCTCTACGAAAAGCCGCGTCACTACAGCTTCACCGAGCCCGACAAAACCTAAGATCGTTGACAACAAGCCAACCAAGAATGGTTCACTTCGGCTACCTCGTCGAGCGCAAGCGAAGAGCAATAGCACGAGTCCAAGCGCGAAGCGTACCAAGGATGTTGGCAAAGCAGCAGATACGGGAAAGACAGCTGATTTGAAGACGCTCTTTTCGAACCAGGCACAAAGGGCTGCGCGGTCGAGTGCTGGAGATAGGCGATCCGTTCCTCATGAAGATATCATCAGTGATCCTATCtcagaggatgatgagatttcGGAACATAAGGCAAGCTCTGCAAGCTTAGTTGGGCAGCACGCTAAGAAGAGATTGCGAAACGACTCGCAATCGTCGTTGTCTAGTGCACCCAGCGCCAGCCAAAAGTTCATCAAACCACCTAAGCCAGTACCTATAGCTAGGCCAAATGACGACGCACGCCCTTGGTCAGAACGATTTGGACCTCGAAATCTGGAGGAATTAGCAGTTCACAAGAAAAAAGTCTCCGATGTGAGGCGGTGGTTGGAGGATGTGATAGCTGGGCGCATGCGCCAGCGTCTGCTTATTCTCAAAGGCACTGCTGGGTCCGGAAAGACAACGACTATGCGACTTCTGGCAAACGACATGGGTAGTGAGCTTCTTGAATGGCGAAATCCTGCAGGAAGCTCTGGACTGGGTTTCGTTTCAGCATCTGCGCAATTTCAAGAGTTTCTTGGGCGTGGTGGTAAATTTGGAGCATTAGAGACCGATACTTCAGTGTCATCGACCCAGAACAGCTCTCAGACCACCCGAAAGGATGATTCGAAACGAGTTATCCTCATCGAGGAGTTTCCTAACACAttttcaagatcttcaacgGCGTTAACATCGTTTCGGAACACCGTTTTACAGTACCTTGCTAATAGTACACCCTCTTTATCCATGTTTGCGAAGCCCTCGCAGCATGAGCCCATAACGCCAGTGGTCATGATCATTTCAGAAACTCATCTGACTACAACTTCTGCATCGGCGGACAGTTTTACTGCCCATCGACTTTTGGGGCCGGAAATCTTGCAACATCCAGGGGTTGGTATGATTGAGTTCAATGCCATCGCCCCGTCGTTACTCCTGAAGGCACTCGAGCTCGTTGTTCAGAAAGAGGCCAGAAAATCTGGTCGCAGGAAAACACCAGGCCCTCAAGTTCTAAAACGCCTTGGTGAAATTGGAGACATCAGAAACGCCGTGTCATCTCTCGAGTTCCTGTGTCTGAAAGGTGACCAGCAAGGAGATTGGGGCAACAAAGTCGTGCTCACAAAGCAGACCAAGGGCGCGAAAGATGCTATCAAGCTCACACAAGGCGAAGAGGAGAGTCTGGAACAAGTATCTCAACGTGAAGCGAGTCTAGGTATTTTCCATGCTGTTGGAAAGGTTGTCTACAACAAACGAGACGAACTTCCTCCACGAGGAGGTGACAATGTCGAGAATCTTCCAAGCTTCCTTTCGCATTTCTCGAGACCGAAACGCTCACAAGTGTCTGTTGACACGCTCATCGATGAGACGGGCACAGATACACATACTTTTGTTTCGGCATTACATGAAAACTACGTTCTATCCTGTGAGAGCACAGATCCTATGGACTTGTCAACACCAATGGACTACGTTAATGACTGTATCGAGTATCTGTCACAAGCAGATCTCCTCTCACCATCAAGAGATATCTTCTTCGGCAGGGGTAGAGGTGGCTTTTCAGGCCCAGACTCTGGCAGCCATGTGCTACGACAGGACGAAATAACTTTCCAGGTAGCTGTCAGGGGCATGTTATTCTCACTTCCTAACCCTGTTAAGCGCAAATCATCAACCATGTCCAAGGGCAGCGACGCCTTCAAGATGTTCTACCCAACGAGTCTGAAACTCTGGCGAGCCAAGGAAGAGTTAGAAGGGTTTGTGGATATGTGGTCTACAAAACTACTTAAAGGCGATGACGGAGCAACGAAAAATCTCACCGATGGAGCCACAGCGTTTCGTCGTCCTCAGCAATCCTCTAGCGAGACTTCCTGGATGCAGCGTAAGCAACTAAATCGTCAAGCTATGGtaaagcagcagcagcagcagcaaggagACGATCCTGATAGTCCACCGCTTCTCTCACTTGGCAGCGCAGCCCGGCGCGAGATGCTCCTTGAGCGTCTCCCATATATGGCGCACATAGCTCGTGCTCGAAAGACACCAAGCTTCCGTTTGCGCGAACTTGAGAAGGTGGTTGCATTTAAAGGCATTAATGCTGCCGATGAAGAGTCTGACGCAGATGACGACATGCAGCCGGGAGAAGCTTGGGCAACAGATAAGCCATCAGAGGAAATGAGTCCCCGGAAGAGAAGTGCGGGTATAAAGGAAGGAAATGTGTCGGGGCTTCTCGCTCAGAAATTGGTGCtgagtgatgatgatattgaggATTAAGGGCATAAATGGTTAATACGGAATGGGTGCATGGAAGCAATGCGATTTGAGGTTCATCTGGTTTTTATTTGCGCTTGGTGTCAAGATCATGACAACAATGAAACGGAGCAAAGGGGATAGATAATTTGGGCTGGGTTCACGGTCTCGCGTAAACCGACTTTTGAGCGAGAGGGGAGAAATGGACAGGGACGGAAAGCTTTTACAAATGGTTTAAATCATCATCACGTTGAAGTGAGCGTCTGGGCGCGGCGTTAAGTCTATCATATATACAATATCGCAATCGTACAGATCACAATCTCTGGGAATCCTTCTTTTCCAGGCCAAAACTTTCAGCCCTTTTTTACTTTTCCAATTCCATTTCCATATCAAAttgcaaaaaaaaaactttGGATGAGGTATCACTTAGTG contains these protein-coding regions:
- a CDS encoding cell cycle checkpoint protein (At least one base has a quality score < 10), whose product is MSQVVEPRAQSPEASGPNEEDSSCSSTKSRVTTASPSPTKPKIVDNKPTKNGSLRLPRRAQAKSNSTSPSAKRTKDVGKAADTGKTADLKTLFSNQAQRAARSSAGDRRSVPHEDIISDPISEDDEISEHKASSASLVGQHAKKRLRNDSQSSLSSAPSASQKFIKPPKPVPIARPNDDARPWSERFGPRNLEELAVHKKKVSDVRRWLEDVIAGRMRQRLLILKGTAGSGKTTTMRLLANDMGSELLEWRNPAGSSGLGFVSASAQFQEFLGRGGKFGALETDTSVSSTQNSSQTTRKDDSKRVILIEEFPNTFSRSSTALTSFRNTVLQYLANSTPSLSMFAKPSQHEPITPVVMIISETHLTTTSASADSFTAHRLLGPEILQHPGVGMIEFNAIAPSLLLKALELVVQKEARKSGRRKTPGPQVLKRLGEIGDIRNAVSSLEFLCLKGDQQGDWGNKVVLTKQTKGAKDAIKLTQGEEESLEQVSQREASLGIFHAVGKVVYNKRDELPPRGGDNVENLPSFLSHFSRPKRSQVSVDTLIDETGTDTHTFVSALHENYVLSCESTDPMDLSTPMDYVNDCIEYLSQADLLSPSRDIFFGRGRGGFSGPDSGSHVLRQDEITFQVAVRGMLFSLPNPVKRKSSTMSKGSDAFKMFYPTSLKLWRAKEELEGFVDMWSTKLLKGDDGATKNLTDGATAFRRPQQSSSETSWMQRKQLNRQAMVKQQQQQQGDDPDSPPLLSLGSAARREMLLERLPYMAHIARARKTPSFRLRELEKVVAFKGINAADEESDADDDMQPGEAWATDKPSEEMSPRKRSAGIKEGNVSGLLAQKLVLSDDDIED